aaaatattgttatgaTTAAGCACTGGCACTTTGtgccaatttcttttcattgttGTTAAGAGGCAGGCCTAAGCCCAAGATGCAGCGACACCTTAGCCTTGGCACCTCAACTGCCAAGGCATGCATCTTGTAGGTGAGGCAGAcctcctctctctttctctaacAAAACTTAGGGCAAAAACAATGCCCATTTGGCCTTTGGCCCCCTTTTTGAACTGAACAAAGTAAAATGTGAACTGATGGTAAAAATGGTTGTGTTTTTGACATTGTGTTGAAAATGTCAACACCCTATAAgtgtttatattttcttttgatttttagtttagtagctccaaaatcctagaattattttattcttgaaatttctgaCTGTAGATTGAAATTTTGCACGACTGCATTAGTTTTTGTTGGACGTCTTTTTAGATGGTTGGACTCTTGATTCTTTTGTTGCTTGGATTGAAATTTTAGATCATATTTGCTGACATATAAGCATATGATAAATGTTTGCAggtttaaatttataatattctataaaattgCACGTGTGCACCAGGTTTTGCCTCACTTTGCTTATGTTTGTGAGCCTTGTATCTAGATTTAGGAGGCTTTTGTGCCCGACTTGTGCCTTGTAGAACTATGTATTATTTACTGGTTGAATGTTTATATtcctttttagtgtttttgattATTAGCCATATTCTTTTGGTTAACAAAACTGTGATTGTCTCAACACTTTGTATAGTTACAATGGGGCACAACTTGTGGCATGTCATGGAATATTTAGGTtgttttaggctatgtttggctCCTATAAGGTTtgtacaaaagaaagaaaagaggagtTGGAAAGATAGTTTAAggaaaagttatgaaaaatttcTTCTATACGGTTGTCCATGAAAAAGTGTTGAGAGAAAATCTAATGTTGAGGAATGTACTTTTTGTAAAATGtcctcaccttttttttttccttatacttAAAAGGGAGGAAAATCTTGTGACATTTTCCTcggtattttttttccttaccttTTTTCATGGtatccaaatataagaaattgtTTTCCTTGGTACTTCTTTGGAACTGAAAAATGATCATCTTATGATGCATCAGTGTGAGTCTTATTCCATGTGTATCTCAATTATCCTAggttttttataaatatattgtgAAAGGCTCAagatttttgttgaaaattttctgCATACAACACCTACATGGTGTTTTGACATTCTTGTTAGATCTTGTTTGTTAATGTCTTATTTTGTAAAGTTGATGTTGACAAATCATGTTGCTTGTGATCTCCTATGCATAAACAAATCTATGTTTTCCTAATATAGCTCCTATGTTATACTGCATCATTTTGGACACAAATACCCATCTCCAAAACCATCCTCGGATCCCTGTAGAACAGGGATGCCCATTTGTGCAAATGTTGATGTTGCTCTACCTATTAGTGAAGGTGATATTATGTGCACCTGAAAATATTGATTGTTTCTCTTTTGTTAGAGGAGCGATGTTGTATATTGAATATTTGTGGTCAAATGATCTTCAGCATTCCCTTTGAAGGTGTCACACTTGATTCAATGCCTTAATGTTAATACATCTGTCTGACTTAGGAGTAGTGCTCATAGGATTCGAAATAGACTTGATGCATTTAGATAGTGGAGTTTCCACCACTTAGTACTGTGAGATTGGTTTaaggattttagttttttggCTAGAATGAGGGATCATTGTGTCTTTGTGACACATCTCCAAAAGCTTTCACATCATCATTGATTAATTAACGTGGAGCTTAATGCTTTGAAGCAATATAAAAGTAGATTTtatttctcatcaaccaaaataagcaaaaatattttactcttagTTCTCTTGAttccattatcattttttttaaaatgaataaatgaagaaaaataaaaaatgaatttgaaatcaataattagtttatatgatattaaaaattcatcttatttaacttttttaaatcaagattaaataatttgaaaacaaataattctttaattaattttatttatatttgatttttccccctatttttatggtgaaatcaaatataataaaacaatgtCTTAATATTTGTATTTCTTAGTATATTTTTGGAACCAAGTATAGCGTTACCATTCCATAAGATTGACTTTCTGCAAATGACAACTCTACACAAGCATTGCATTATCAATGTTAAGGTTGGCTTGATATACATTGTAGTCAAGAGTTCAAACTTCAACGTTTGTGTATTTCCCTTTATCTCATGTCCTTTGAAGCTCCTTTGAACAATTTCAATATGTTTTGACATTCTTGTCATATGCTATTTTATCAATGTTTGGTTTTAGTCAATTGACATCTTGACATGGTATCgaagttttgttattttgtGAGTCATAACTTTAAATCTTACcacccatttatttatttcaagcACAAATATACATTGCTGGTTTATTATTTAACTAATATGTTTTATCAAGATTTTATGGTAAAAAGAGAAGTAAATAATTCTTTCCCTTACAACTAGGCGATACCATTATCCCTAAGGTTTACATTCTTGAATGATCTTCTTAATACTTAAGACAATTGTCTGAGGCCTTACATGAATTAATAATGGCTCAATAATTTCAATCTAAAGAATGACCTAGAAATTAAAGTCAACCTTAGTTGAGTTCAATACCGTAGGTGAAATATAAGAAGGGTTGTTATATGGATTTAGCATAACTAACCTTTGAAAGTTATTCTCCTTAGGAATTCAAAAAGAGTGACTGATATAGGTCTAGTGTATTTAGTCACTAGGAAATCACATTAATTTTATGTTTAGaattaacaattttttgttaattactctTGAGAAGTTAGGAAAAAATGGTTCATCATTGAGGATTTAGGATAATTAaagacttaaaattatttatcactATGGTTAGAAATGAAAGttcctttttttcttgaatttttaggTAACTAGATTTAGATTACTCTTAGTATGCCCTTGTTGGATAAATTGTAAAACCTGACTTAGGTTTAGGATGAAGTAAGGTATTGGATTGTATCGTTTAGATACATTGTAATTTACTTTAGTGTCATTATTTTGAACTCATTCTCGATTACATTATATATGTCCTAATTGTGTTTCTTTTTCCCATTATTGCCATCTCTATCGTTTGTGACCATATTATTGACGTTACAACACCATCgtttattcatttatatctCTGCAACCTTTACAACCACCCACAACCTCCATGTTTCTCACAACTACTCATCGCTATTATCATCTTCCATGATTGTATTGACTAACCTCTTACAATTGTAGTTTAGTATCGATCTAGCTTTGTTTCCACCGGATCTCATATCAACGTTTTCTACCACTATCATTTTCATCATCTCCCAATTTGGTATATTCTTTCTACCTTGATTAATTTATAAtgtttccctttttctttggtattttctcttttgattgtTGAGAAGATTTTAAAGATGATTTGTAGTATTTTCtttaccattttttcttttaaagttttTTCTCTATTTGGTTGCTAAGCATGACAGTGATGTGGGGtgtaatataaaatttttcattttaccTTTCTTTGCTTTTAAAGCAAGACGGACATAGTTTTATTTTCGGCAAATGAGTATGAAAATGTTGATTTTACCCCATTTTGACTTTGGATTCgaacaaataatttttctttagggTTGGGGATGAGATGTTGATTCTTTATTTATCATCTCTAGTTATGATTATAAGCTATTTCTGATCATTCTAAAACTAATATAAAGatttatgaggaaaaaaaaacccgaCTAATAAGTGATTTTAGTTTCTTATAAACTCATAGCTACTTCTgtttattgttttctttaataattgcatttgataataatttgttttaactTTGTATGATAGGCTTTCTAGTAATCTCTCCAAATTTGTTGGTGTGATTTGTTGAAATTATACAAAAGCTTGGCCTAGCTTGGAATGAATTTTGGTGTCTAATTCATCACAGAGAAGTTGTTTTTCGTTCGTGTTCTTGCctgttttttttggaaaacaaagaaatttgaCAACAATGTGAGGAAAATTACCCAAgagtttccaaataaaaaagcTATGGCCTTGTGTTTTGAGCCTGGGGGAACCTTTTCGGAGTCTCCTGCCTGCAAATGCAAAACCAACCCACGTGTGTGGTCATAGGCTTACATCATTCACTCTCTCTCTTACTTTaatctttttgtgtttttcttaataaattagTGTCCTTTTTTGTTGTTCCAAAACCCACATCGgcaaagacaaaaaaatttgCAAAACTGAAACTTTACATTGCGGGTGTGCTTGGTtcccaagaaaacaaaaacaatttttttcaaagctgTTGAAACCTTGTGGTTTCCTAGGCCCTGTTTGGTAGCCAATTCAAATGATGTTCTCTGTTTTCAAAGAGCTTATGTAATCTGCACACATAATAAACTTGTTTAGTAGCCATGAATGAAATCATGtctcaaaaacaaattttaaatttcgtTTCCAGAACTTCTACTAAAATTGgcccattttttgtttttttttttttaaatcctttcTAAATCTCCTTTTAATTGacaattgatcaaaatttatatcaATTCAAACAAGACCTTGTTTGGAGACACACTTTAAGATTCAAGAATACAATTGTGGGAATTGAATTTTGTGGGATATGGAGACTTGTATCACATAGAACTTTCCAAACAAGAAACCTTTTTGTTTGGACACAACATTTGTGCCAATCCAATGATGGGGTTGGCCTTAAGTTGGGTGAGAATTGTGATTATCACTTTATTAAATCCTCTAGGCGGAATTTCCAATCTCTATATgcttttgaatttaaaattaaatggaGTTGATTGTGGCCAagtttctcttttcttttggtttaGCTTAATCATTGTTCTCATTACATGATGGTCACTACGTACTTGCTTGTTGAAAGTCTAAtgcaaatataataaaaaagagaaaactcctaaataaaaaataaaaaataaaaaagaaagtcaATGAAGTAAAGAAATGTGGAGTAGGTGTGAAGTCAATTGGTTCCAAGGTTTCTCCCAATCTTACACTATATTTCTTTGTCAtgaaaaattttaggattgataAACTATACCATTGTAAACCCACAAAAAATGACAAAACTCAAAAAGTCAAATAATCATTTTGGCAAGGAGTAGGggtattatgataattttagtGCATAAAAATTGCCAAGACTTATATAGCAAAATCTCAATTTCTAGGAACTATCTATACGGGGAAAATTGAATCTAgaaaaaatgtttctatttaGTAAGTAAATGgtaaaaaatttaatgtaagAGAACATGAAAATAGATTAGAATTGATCGGAGATATTGTCGTATCTCCTAAGAAAGAATAAGAATTGTGACAGAGAAGATTCGTGTAAAATCTAAGGTCGATAAAGCAAATTTGCTTGCTCTAAAGGAAAGAGCTTTTAATCGGTAGGCTAGAGTTGTTCAACCCTTGAtcaagtttaattaattaatcacctcttctaaataatttatttgaagaattGAAATACATTTATACCCTTGATCCCATTAGAGAACTCCAAGGAAAATTTCAAGCACGTGCTAGAGAATCTAGAAGGGTGGGAATAGAATtaagaaagaattaaaaaaataaagctgGGCATACCTTAAGGGTTTGGTAAGTTGCACATCATGTGGAAAAAGCCTTCCTACACAAACTTAGTCTTCATACCATACCTACAAGCTTTTCTCCTTTCTTGTTCTTCCCCCCTTGGTTTGCTTACCAATCACAAAAGAAGGCAATTCACTCAACAAACAAGTCACAGCAAACTACCACatgaaatatcaaaaaaaacaaatcagtaTCAGCCGGATCATGCACCCTAGGATTCCATCAACCACCTCAAAATTCCAAGTCCCACGtccatatatatattctaagtcTAGCTTCAAAACTCCCACGTCCATCTccaaacaaataatcaaaatttagcAGTGGAATCGATCGAGAGGTTTAATGGATTCCGAGGATTGCAGTACCAAACATCCGGTGTCTGTACTCCAAGGTGACAAGTTCTTCTTTAACAGAATCATCTCAAGAGAGTCATCATCAGTGGGCTGCTCGTCTCGCATTTACTATCGAAGCGCAGAAGGTGTTCCTTTTAAGTGGGAAATGCAGCCTGGGAAATCTAAAAATCCACCGGGAAAGGAGGTTGTTCCGCCGATTAGGGCACCGCCGGCGGTGTTGAGCTTGGGGCTGCCTAAGCCATGCATAGACCAACACAAGGTTAGTACTGGTTCAAGGGTGTCTAGGGTTTGGTTTTGGAAGAAGAGCAAGAGAAATCAGCCAAGTAAGAAGGTTAAAGGTGGATCCAAGAAGAATAATAATGGAGATGGTAGGGGTTTGGAAAGAGCTGAAAACTCAGAGTTGTGTAACTCTGATATTGAGTTCATAGATTCATCACCTCGTTGCTCATCCTCGTCCTCATTCTCATCATCTTCCATTAATGGTCATTCATTGCCATCCTCAAGAATTCACAGCCCGGCTAGGGATTTGATATATGGGCATTTTAGTTGCATTCCTTGGAATATTGCTGGAATTATGATTTGTGTTGcaaaaagagtttgaaattCATCTTTCATGTTAAAATCTAAACCAAaacctctatatatatatatatatatatatatatatatatttatatatgaagGCTTGTAATATATTTTCTAGTGAATGGtgaatttattttctctattagGGCTGTTTGGGTAGGTTTAAATGGATGTGGTAGGTTTGGAGAAAATGTTGTGAAGAAAGATCTCACTTTTCCACtctttggtttttagaaaaaaaaatagaaagaaccTGAGGGGTGAGTATCTTTTTcaagaagaaagaagagaagatgTATGTTGTTGTTGCAACCTTCGTGGAGTTTGCTCTTGCATTCACAAAGCCTTAGACAAGTTCTCCATTGATTTCTCTcctttctcaaaatcaaattaaacttCTTCCCCTCTAACTAATCAATTTGCATATATAACAACTCGATTCATTCGTAAACCAATTTTGATTTTGTGATTAGGGTTTCGATTAAGGATTTacattttagaaataaaataatacttttCATAACACTCCACCTACAAATTTGCCTAACTATTACCTTACCTTGTCTTTCTCATCTTCAATATCCTTTTCTCTTTGAACCATTTTTGTatcaattatcaaataaaatagaagtGTACacgttttaaaatattaaagattatTTATGAcggtattattataatttgagtATTAGGTTTATGATAAGGGTGGAGAATATAAGGTTTTCTATAatagtttattattttctaattaataaagaaaagggaaaaaaggtaaaaacaCATTCTCTTGTCCTCTATTTTGCTCTTTAAGATGTAGCAAATCTAATCCCTCCAACTTTATATCATATCTAAATCCTTTAATGAAGAGTCATCCCTTAAACATAAGGAAATTAACAAGAAAACACTACCCTATTGTATTTTTACACCTTACCTAAATTATTCAAGGTTAGATATAAGGTAATTAGATGTAAATTCAGTCACATTAACGTGGCATATGGATTATGTATCTACTATTccataattcttttatttaattaccaCCCATATCCAAATAAGATGATAGAATgactaaaattttcttattaaattctaaatttaatttaagaatGCTTCTAAAATTTTTTGAGCTTGAGTTTAGCCTTAAGACTCAAACAAAACCAAAGCCCTATTAGGACCTTATGGAAGTGAATAAACAATGAAGGCTCAACTCAAGTTCACCTTGACcatttcaaaaataacatggtattaaaattttaatgttcaAAAGtctaataatgataataattttgagTTTTCGGACAGTACGAACCCTTCTAAActaacatggtattagagctcaTAATCCTATTAATCTCGAGTTATTAGTACCTAATATatagatgatgatgataataataatatcggACAAGGTTGCTTGATCCCTCAATTCACCATAGTGcattatgatatttttcatcatcCCCAACCAAAATGATATACTAATGAATAGGCATAACACTAGCTTGGAGCCACATCCATAAATTCCCCCAACTGCAAAAGACAACTTTTACCATTCTTGGCTTTCCAAAATAGCTCTTCATTTAGAGCTTAGCTTCTGTTTTAAGACTAAAACCACATTAATATTTCATCCATTTAAGCAAAATCTTTAGAGGGGTCTGGTTTCTATGCTTTGAGTTGCAGATATGGAAGCTCAAAAGGAAGACAGTGTGACCAGTGTGGAGGACAGCACCAACGTGAAATCCGAGCTCCGAAAGAGAGGAAGGCCGAGGAAGGACACAAAGGAGCCGCCCAACaaagagaagaaggagaagactCGATGCCTCACTGAAATAGAGGAGGCTGATCAAGTCGAAGAGTCCACCTCCGGTGGAGTTGAAGTATATGCTGAGGAGCCTGCTGTCACCAGTCCGGTGACCAAAGGGCGGCGCCGACCCCGAAAGGGCATACCGAGGCGAGCCCCACTGTGAAAGTATACTGTGATCAGCCTCTGCAAGCTCTCTCTGAGTTCTTATGGTGCAGTTTGATGTTGGGTTGCGGACAAGAAGACTTGAGTGGTTCCTGctggtttttttgtttggttttagtACTGTTGTTTGTTGTAACACAGTATAGAGAAATAAGCTGCAGTCTGACCTCATTTTGGAGTTTGGTGTaagtattaatttcttttttacttctttGGGCTACTTgaataacttttctttttcccttaaTTTTCTGTTCAGGAAAATAATAGTTAttgaagagagaaaagaaaaagatgcatatattctcttttctcaggaaccaaacaAAGGTCTTGCtgcctcctcctcctcttctctctctctctgctaTATGGATGATTcaaattttctcttaattttactAAGTCTGTGTTTGACAAGGGGaaattttctttggaatatcAACTCAAAAGCCAGCTTCATAAATAGAAGAATCAAGAGGAACTAGCTtaattgtttcaatttttatctgAATTGTTTGATTAGGGTATGTCATTAGTTAAGACACCTATGGTTGGGAAGAAATGTGAATCCATCTAGACATTCTCTACAATGAGACGTACATACCAAAAGGGCCAAGGAGTTTAAAGTTGACCACATATGCCATACATGAAATGAATGCTATTTCTTATTCTCAAGCTTTCCTTTAATTAAGTCCAAAGTTTTTAATCTCCAAGTGCATCAAAATTTTGGTACAAATAACCTTTTTAAaaagtcttttttctttttcttaagtattaattcaatttaattagtGAGTGTTTTGTAGTaatgatttctttgttttacaATTAAGAAGATGATGACTAGATCACTACTCAAATGCAATTATAAAAAGGaatgaaaagatgaaaagaataaGCTCAATGAGAAGGCTGATAAAGCAAA
Above is a window of Vitis vinifera cultivar Pinot Noir 40024 chromosome 11, ASM3070453v1 DNA encoding:
- the LOC109123357 gene encoding uncharacterized protein LOC109123357, which gives rise to MDSEDCSTKHPVSVLQGDKFFFNRIISRESSSVGCSSRIYYRSAEGVPFKWEMQPGKSKNPPGKEVVPPIRAPPAVLSLGLPKPCIDQHKVSTGSRVSRVWFWKKSKRNQPSKKVKGGSKKNNNGDGRGLERAENSELCNSDIEFIDSSPRCSSSSSFSSSSINGHSLPSSRIHSPARDLIYGHFSCIPWNIAGIMICVAKRV